A DNA window from Camelina sativa cultivar DH55 chromosome 13, Cs, whole genome shotgun sequence contains the following coding sequences:
- the LOC104736698 gene encoding uncharacterized protein LOC104736698 isoform X1 — MDQNRGKQNDGSSDRRQSFNLRSTPNLPYPISPEKMQQRKPTAGRPSGTDGSDFSYRMVVDSRYTKVTKEKARLRPLIFVQAVIYLIGVSCAFLTTTKKDEMNTLAIAGAAAGFVSSLIGELGCRRSRVNLLCLVWFCYCFVSCLVLLLCCVLFGSVFINCCLDFVFTSTEWFISSGQVCIVFWVF; from the exons ATGGATCAAAATCGAGGAAAACAAAACGATGGAAGTTCTGATCGACGCCAATCTTTCAATCTCCGATCGACGCCAAACTTACCTTACCCAATTTCGCCGGAGAAGATGCAGCAGAGAAAGCCAACGGCGGGAAGACCTAGTGGTACCGATGGATCAGATTTCTCATACCGCATGGTCGTTGACTCTC GTTACACGAAGGTCACTAAAGAAAAAGCTCGTCTCCGTCCTTTGATCTTTGTTCAG GCTGTGATTTATTTAATCGGAGTATCGTGTGCGTTTCTGACAACAACTAAAAAGGATGAGATGAACACCCTTGCAATTGCAGGAGCTGCTGCTGGCTTTGTGTCTTCATTGATAGGAGAATTAG GTTGCAGACGCAGCAGAGTAAACCTTTTGTGTCTTGTTTGGTTCTGCTATTGTTTTGTGTCTTGTTTGGTTCTGCTATTGTGTTGTGTCttgtttggttctgtttttaTTAACTGTTGCTTGGATTTTGTATTTACATCTACAGAATGGTTCATAAGCTCTGGGCAAGTGTGCATAGTGTTTTGGGTATTTTAG
- the LOC104736698 gene encoding uncharacterized protein LOC104736698 isoform X2, whose translation MDQNRGKQNDGSSDRRQSFNLRSTPNLPYPISPEKMQQRKPTAGRPSGTDGSDFSYRMVVDSRYTKVTKEKARLRPLIFVQAVIYLIGVSCAFLTTTKKDEMNTLAIAGAAAGFVSSLIGELEMSRKEEGYQEVS comes from the exons ATGGATCAAAATCGAGGAAAACAAAACGATGGAAGTTCTGATCGACGCCAATCTTTCAATCTCCGATCGACGCCAAACTTACCTTACCCAATTTCGCCGGAGAAGATGCAGCAGAGAAAGCCAACGGCGGGAAGACCTAGTGGTACCGATGGATCAGATTTCTCATACCGCATGGTCGTTGACTCTC GTTACACGAAGGTCACTAAAGAAAAAGCTCGTCTCCGTCCTTTGATCTTTGTTCAG GCTGTGATTTATTTAATCGGAGTATCGTGTGCGTTTCTGACAACAACTAAAAAGGATGAGATGAACACCCTTGCAATTGCAGGAGCTGCTGCTGGCTTTGTGTCTTCATTGATAGGAGAATTAG AAATGTCACgtaaagaagaaggatatcAGGAAGTTTCTTGA
- the LOC104738226 gene encoding serine hydroxymethyltransferase 2, mitochondrial-like (The sequence of the model RefSeq protein was modified relative to this genomic sequence to represent the inferred CDS: added 24 bases not found in genome assembly) — MALALRRLSTSVKKPISRLSSNGDSLRFMSSLSASAMADSEKSRSSWIKQLNASLDEIDPEVADIIELEKARQWKGFELIPSENFTSLSVMQAVGSVMTNKYSEGYPGARYYGGNEYIDMAESLCQRRALEAFQLDPSKWGVNVQSLSGSPANFQVYTALLKPHERIMALDLPHGGHLSHGYQTDTKKISAVSIFFETMPYRLDENTGYIDYDQLEKSAVLFRPKLIVAGASAYARLYDYARIRKVCDKQKAVMLADMAHISGLVAAGVIPSPFEYADVVTTTTHKSLRGPRGAMIFFRKGLKEINKQGKEVMYDYEDRINQAVFPGLQGGPHNHTITGLAVALKQIQSSTLF; from the exons ATGGCGTTGGCTCTTCGTAGACTCTCCACTTCCGTTAAGAAACCGATCTCGCGTCTTTCCTCTAATGGCGATTCTCTCCGTTTCATG TCTTCTTTATCAGCCTCAGCTATGGCGGATTCCGAGAAATCTCGTTCCAGT TGGATTAAGCAACTCAACGCATCTCTAGACGAAATCGATCCCGAAGTCGCTGATATTATCGAATTAGAGAAGGCTAGGCAGTGGAAG ggatTTGAACTAATACCATCTGAGAACTTCACTTCTCTTTCGGTGATGCAAGCGGTTGGTTCTGTTATGACTAACAAGTATAGTGAAGGTTATCCTGGAGCTAGATACTATGGAGGGAATGA GTACATTGACATGGCTGAATCATTATGTCAAAGACGCGCATTAGAAGCTTTTCAGTTAGATCCTTCGAAATGGGGAG TCAATGTGCAGTCTCTATCAGGATCACCAGCTAACTTCCAAGTTTATACCGCACTGTTGAAACCTCATGAGAGAATCATGGCACTTGACTTACCTCATGGTGGACATCTTTCTCATGGTTATCAG ACTGACACGAAGAAAATATCGGCTGTATCCATCTTTTTTGAGACAATGCCATATAGATTGGATGAGAACACCGGTTACATTGATTATGATCAG CTAGAAAAAAGTGCCGTGCTTTTCAGACCGAAACTTATTGTTGCGGGTGCAAGTGCGTATGCTCGTCTATATGACTATGCACGCATTCGTAAG GTTTGTGACAAGCAAAAGGCAGTTATGTTGGCTGATATGGCTCATATTAGTGGGTTGGTTGCTGCTGGCGTTATTCCTTCTCCTTTTGAGTATGCAGATGTTGTTACTACTACAACTCACAAATCGCTTCGCGGTCCCAGAGGGGCTATGATATTCTTTAGGAAGGGGTTAAAAGAGATTAACAAACAAGGGAAAGAG GTTATGTATGACTATGAAGACAGAATAAACCAAGCTGTATTTCCTGGACTGCAAGGTGGTCCACATAATCACACAATAACGGGTCTAGCAGTTGCTCTGAAGCAG